One window of the Wolbachia endosymbiont of Ctenocephalides felis wCfeJ genome contains the following:
- a CDS encoding WPE palindromic element domain-containing protein, whose product MSFQRVTLESSEKKEWIPVSEHWDGKKRATRMTSTTLSFQRVTLVYFLKVSFQRVTLKSRKKEWIPVSATRMTRRGHWDDIIRLLE is encoded by the coding sequence GTGTCATTCCAGCGCGTGACGCTGGAATCCAGTGAAAAAAAAGAATGGATCCCAGTGTCGGAGCACTGGGATGGCAAAAAAAGGGCTACTAGGATGACATCCACAACCCTGTCATTCCAGCGCGTGACGTTGGTTTACTTTCTGAAGGTGTCATTCCAGCGCGTGACGCTGAAATCCAGGAAAAAAGAGTGGATCCCAGTGTCCGCTACTCGGATGACAAGAAGAGGGCACTGGGATGACATTATTAGGCTACTCGAGTGA
- the ubiB gene encoding 2-polyprenylphenol 6-hydroxylase, translated as MIQNILRLLYITAVLTRYSISPHLLAPSRKSINKIRGYKIKCALEKLGPVFIKFGQSISSRTDILNEDITNNLLLICDRLPSFSYKIVVRTIESEFNCKLNDIFSSFSEEPIAAASISQVHKAVTTEGKEVAVKVLRPNIEKTFSKDIKMLFWLAGIVEKFSEQSKRLKPIELVKTFAEICRLELDLRFEAAHSSELRENTKNDRGFYVPEVDWSRTSKKVLTLEWIDATPIYEVEKLNNHKQIAINLIESFCNQVYRDCFFHADMHPGNLMIDSNNNIIALDCGIMGRIDRETCYYVIEILKGFLNRNYDYVAKVHFRAGYVSPRHKNFVAACRAIGEPIIGQPIQKISFASLLAQLFKITGDFDMKVQTQLLLLQKTMILLEGTCRKIYPEINMWKVVEAWTKNQHKNKMSYREKIKSSYPIKTIQEILSFVEKLNLIADQKLENIRIRSNGKIYFLLWSIIAMLITKLLIC; from the coding sequence ATGATTCAAAATATTCTGCGTCTTCTGTATATAACTGCAGTGCTCACTCGTTACAGCATATCACCTCATTTACTTGCTCCATCGAGGAAGTCAATAAATAAAATACGGGGCTATAAAATAAAGTGTGCTCTTGAAAAGTTAGGTCCAGTGTTTATTAAATTTGGGCAGTCCATCTCATCACGCACTGACATTTTAAATGAGGATATAACAAATAACTTACTGCTTATATGTGATAGACTGCCATCTTTTTCATACAAGATAGTAGTTAGAACCATAGAAAGCGAATTTAATTGCAAACTAAACGACATTTTTTCAAGCTTTTCTGAAGAGCCAATAGCAGCAGCATCAATTTCTCAAGTTCATAAAGCAGTTACAACAGAAGGTAAAGAAGTTGCCGTAAAGGTTCTAAGACCAAACATTGAGAAAACATTTTCAAAAGATATAAAAATGCTTTTTTGGCTTGCAGGGATTGTAGAAAAATTTAGCGAGCAATCAAAGAGATTAAAACCGATTGAATTAGTTAAAACCTTTGCTGAAATTTGTCGATTAGAGCTGGATCTACGTTTTGAAGCTGCTCATTCTTCGGAACTGAGGGAAAATACAAAAAATGATAGAGGTTTTTATGTACCTGAAGTGGATTGGAGCAGGACTTCAAAGAAGGTTTTAACATTAGAGTGGATAGATGCAACACCTATATACGAAGTCGAGAAACTGAATAACCATAAGCAAATAGCTATCAATCTTATCGAGTCATTTTGCAATCAAGTATACAGGGATTGTTTCTTTCATGCGGATATGCACCCTGGAAATCTAATGATCGATAGTAACAACAATATTATCGCCCTCGACTGTGGAATTATGGGCCGAATAGACCGTGAGACGTGCTACTATGTAATAGAAATACTGAAAGGCTTTTTAAATCGGAATTATGACTATGTTGCAAAAGTGCACTTTAGAGCCGGTTATGTTTCACCACGGCATAAAAATTTTGTTGCAGCATGCAGAGCAATAGGCGAGCCAATCATAGGGCAGCCTATACAAAAAATTTCTTTTGCTAGTTTGCTTGCCCAATTATTCAAAATAACTGGTGATTTTGATATGAAAGTTCAGACACAATTGTTACTGCTGCAAAAAACTATGATTTTGCTAGAGGGAACATGCAGAAAAATCTACCCAGAAATCAATATGTGGAAAGTAGTTGAAGCATGGACGAAGAATCAACACAAAAATAAGATGAGTTATAGGGAAAAAATAAAAAGTTCTTACCCTATAAAAACAATTCAAGAAATACTTAGCTTTGTAGAAAAACTAAACCTAATAGCCGACCAAAAACTAGAAAACATCAGAATTAGGTCAAATGGAAAAATTTATTTTTTATTGTGGTCTATAATTGCAATGCTAATCACTAAGCTTTTAATTTGTTAA
- the terL gene encoding phage terminase large subunit, which produces MENINFLKFIELCFKTVMPGCEYNHYRYIKVIADRLEAASASEVRRIIFNMPPRSMKSMCVSVAWPAWILGNQPTARIIVASYSQRLSEKHSLDTRCIMQSGWYRELFPEVELSQEQNTKYKFQTVQRGYRIATSVGGTLTGEGGDFIIADDPLSSTQALSETLRKRATNWFDQTLVSRLNNRKKGVIVLVMHRLHLEDLTGHLLSKPKIIWHHIRLPMISENKEVIYSVKKTAPTFFVPVIQVTKNGHTSNKRWIPGSATYITPPARIYSREEGQLLYPLDGGKEEVEMIKVELGSYAFAAQYQQNPLPLSSGIIKREWLKRYRNFPDDLSHVTQSWDTAVSMSNASNFSVCTTWAKVGNKFYLLDVYRAKLEYPKLKEQVLSLAARWAPHAILIEAKTSGQQLVQELKASSDLPVIEIIPHDDKLARFHQIVPIIESGKVFLPHQAVWLSDFECEILMFPETRYDDQVDSTVQYLQWMRESTSRVAAIRAL; this is translated from the coding sequence ATGGAAAACATAAACTTTCTCAAATTCATTGAGCTGTGCTTTAAAACAGTGATGCCGGGATGTGAGTATAATCATTATCGGTACATAAAAGTCATAGCAGACAGGCTGGAAGCGGCAAGTGCCAGTGAAGTGAGGCGCATAATATTCAATATGCCGCCGCGCTCGATGAAATCCATGTGTGTGAGCGTTGCATGGCCCGCATGGATACTGGGCAATCAGCCAACCGCGAGAATAATAGTTGCAAGCTATTCTCAGCGGCTTAGTGAAAAACACTCGCTCGACACAAGGTGTATAATGCAGTCTGGTTGGTATAGAGAGCTATTTCCAGAAGTAGAACTATCCCAAGAACAAAACACCAAATACAAATTCCAAACAGTGCAGAGAGGATACAGAATTGCAACATCTGTTGGTGGAACATTAACCGGAGAAGGTGGTGATTTCATTATTGCGGATGATCCACTGAGCTCCACTCAAGCTTTGAGTGAAACGCTTAGAAAGCGTGCTACAAACTGGTTCGACCAGACTTTAGTAAGCAGGCTCAACAATAGAAAAAAAGGAGTAATCGTTCTTGTGATGCACAGACTCCACCTGGAAGATTTGACCGGCCACCTTCTTTCCAAACCGAAAATCATATGGCACCATATTCGTTTACCAATGATATCTGAAAATAAGGAGGTTATCTATTCAGTTAAAAAGACAGCACCTACTTTTTTTGTTCCGGTTATCCAAGTAACTAAAAATGGACACACCAGCAATAAACGCTGGATTCCAGGGTCAGCTACTTACATAACACCACCTGCAAGGATATATTCAAGAGAAGAAGGTCAGTTGCTATACCCCCTAGATGGAGGAAAAGAAGAAGTTGAGATGATAAAGGTTGAACTTGGGAGTTACGCTTTTGCTGCGCAATATCAACAAAACCCTCTACCGCTTTCAAGTGGTATAATCAAACGAGAGTGGCTGAAGCGCTATAGAAATTTTCCTGATGATCTCTCACACGTAACCCAAAGTTGGGACACTGCAGTTTCAATGAGCAACGCTAGCAACTTCAGCGTCTGCACCACCTGGGCAAAAGTGGGCAATAAGTTTTATTTACTCGATGTATATCGTGCAAAACTCGAGTACCCAAAACTTAAAGAGCAAGTTTTGTCCTTAGCAGCAAGATGGGCGCCACACGCAATTTTAATCGAAGCAAAAACAAGTGGTCAGCAATTAGTACAAGAACTAAAAGCAAGCAGTGATTTACCCGTTATTGAAATAATACCACACGATGACAAACTCGCCAGATTCCACCAGATTGTTCCGATTATAGAGTCTGGAAAAGTTTTTTTGCCACACCAAGCAGTATGGCTCAGTGATTTTGAGTGCGAGATTTTAATGTTTCCAGAAACCCGCTACGACGACCAAGTCGACAGCACCGTGCAATATCTGCAGTGGATGAGAGAAAGCACCTCTCGGGTCGCAGCTATACGCGCTTTGTGA
- a CDS encoding zinc ABC transporter substrate-binding protein: protein MRHLLISFLSFLFTLYHSTAFSSNLKVVTTIKPIHSLVASVADGILEPNLLDYTTSAHDYILKPSDASSLELSDVIFYVDDNLETFVKIFAKNNKELIQLSKTVDLLPARPHSFSRQIIHTQGEKDLHIWLSPKNARSMIFSISATLSNIDKENASRYNYNAKKAVERIDQEVEKIAKELNDFKSQKYIVTHDAYQYFERYFGLSHPSAILSIEEDAYIGMRSLMKLKKMMKEENIRCIISSSLEDSIKPKALSNDAKMVILDPIGSDIEPGKDAYLALINSITQNFKSCFVESK, encoded by the coding sequence ATGAGACATTTACTGATTTCTTTTCTATCATTTCTGTTTACACTATACCACAGTACTGCCTTCTCATCCAATTTAAAAGTTGTAACTACAATAAAGCCTATACACTCACTTGTAGCCTCTGTTGCAGATGGAATCTTAGAGCCAAATTTGTTAGACTATACAACATCTGCGCACGATTATATATTAAAACCCTCTGATGCAAGTAGTCTAGAGTTGAGTGATGTCATATTTTACGTTGATGATAACCTAGAAACATTTGTTAAAATCTTTGCTAAAAACAATAAAGAACTTATACAGTTGTCAAAAACAGTCGATCTACTTCCTGCTCGACCACATTCATTTTCCAGACAAATCATTCACACTCAAGGCGAAAAAGACTTGCACATTTGGCTTAGTCCAAAAAACGCAAGGAGTATGATATTCTCTATAAGTGCAACACTATCTAATATAGATAAGGAGAATGCCTCTCGGTACAATTACAATGCGAAGAAAGCCGTAGAAAGGATAGATCAGGAAGTAGAGAAAATCGCAAAGGAACTGAATGATTTTAAAAGTCAGAAATACATAGTTACTCACGATGCCTATCAATATTTTGAAAGATATTTTGGCTTAAGTCACCCAAGCGCCATTCTATCTATAGAAGAAGATGCTTATATAGGTATGAGGAGTTTAATGAAACTAAAAAAGATGATGAAGGAAGAAAACATTAGATGTATAATTTCTTCTTCATTAGAAGATAGTATAAAACCCAAAGCTCTTTCTAATGACGCAAAAATGGTAATTCTTGATCCGATTGGGTCAGACATAGAACCTGGAAAAGACGCATATTTAGCTCTAATCAATAGCATCACACAGAATTTCAAATCCTGTTTTGTTGAATCTAAGTAA
- the uvrB gene encoding excinuclease ABC subunit UvrB, protein MEFQIVTHFKPSGDQPQAIESLVAGLNSNKRDQVLLGVTGSGKTFTMANVIARTNRPALIMAHNKTLAAQLYEEMRGFFPYNAVGYFISYYDYYQPEAYSPQTDTYIEKDSLINERIDMLRYSAVCSLLERRDTIVVASVSCIYGLGSPESYINVTISLNVGDKIRINDFLSNLADLQYKRSDIKFERGYFRVRGDIIDIFPAYYENKAWRLSLFGDEIEGISEINAMTGNVIKRIDKITIFPNSYHITSRETLLQTVQQIKKELHERLDYYYSQNKIVEAKRLEQRTNFDIEMMLATGMCKGIENYSRYLYEMEAGDPPPTLFEYLPKDVILFVDESHVTVPQIGAMYSGNEARKKKLIDYGFRLPSAFDNRPLKFEEWEAVRPQTIFISATPGKYELEKTSNVFIEQVIRPTGLIDPICIIKPTENQVDDVIHETQLTIKKGFCVLITTLTKKMAEKLAEHMSESNIKVSYLHSDIGALERIDIICKLRSKEIDVLVGVNLLREGLDIPECGLVAILDADKEGFLRSETSLIQTIGRAARNAEGRVILYADKMTGSLDRALKETERRRKKQQEYNTLHNITPKTIIKPVSNALQDKVVTEEDVNISNADLKRLNEQMLKCAENLEFEKAAEIRNIIERFNKRPSA, encoded by the coding sequence ATGGAGTTTCAAATTGTCACACATTTTAAACCATCTGGAGATCAGCCACAGGCGATTGAGAGTTTAGTTGCAGGACTAAATAGCAACAAAAGAGATCAGGTTTTACTTGGAGTTACTGGCTCTGGAAAAACTTTCACTATGGCAAATGTTATTGCAAGAACGAACAGACCAGCATTAATTATGGCACATAATAAAACTCTAGCAGCACAGCTTTATGAGGAGATGAGAGGATTTTTTCCCTATAATGCTGTCGGATACTTCATTTCTTATTATGATTATTACCAGCCTGAAGCGTACTCACCACAAACTGATACTTATATTGAAAAAGACTCTTTAATCAACGAAAGAATTGATATGCTGCGTTATTCTGCTGTCTGCTCCCTTTTGGAGCGCAGGGATACAATTGTAGTTGCCAGTGTTTCTTGTATATATGGTCTTGGTTCACCCGAAAGCTACATTAATGTGACTATATCCTTAAACGTTGGAGATAAAATTCGTATTAATGATTTCCTAAGTAATTTAGCTGATCTCCAATACAAACGCTCTGATATCAAATTTGAGCGGGGATATTTCAGAGTACGTGGCGATATTATTGATATATTTCCTGCCTATTATGAAAACAAAGCTTGGCGTCTATCGCTGTTTGGCGATGAGATAGAAGGAATTTCTGAGATTAATGCCATGACCGGCAATGTTATCAAGCGCATAGATAAAATTACCATTTTTCCAAACAGCTACCACATTACATCACGTGAGACTCTGCTACAAACAGTACAACAAATCAAAAAGGAATTGCATGAACGTTTGGATTATTACTATTCACAGAACAAGATTGTTGAGGCAAAACGCCTTGAGCAGCGTACCAACTTTGATATTGAAATGATGTTAGCAACAGGGATGTGTAAAGGCATTGAAAATTATTCGCGTTATCTCTACGAAATGGAAGCCGGAGATCCACCACCTACTTTGTTTGAGTATTTACCTAAGGATGTAATTTTATTTGTCGATGAAAGCCATGTCACTGTTCCTCAGATTGGTGCAATGTATAGCGGTAATGAGGCACGTAAAAAAAAATTGATTGATTACGGTTTCAGGTTACCTTCTGCTTTTGATAACCGTCCATTAAAATTTGAAGAGTGGGAAGCAGTGCGGCCACAAACTATTTTCATTTCTGCCACTCCCGGAAAGTATGAGTTGGAAAAAACCAGTAACGTATTTATAGAACAAGTTATTCGCCCAACAGGGTTGATAGACCCAATTTGTATTATAAAACCAACAGAAAATCAGGTTGATGATGTAATTCATGAAACGCAACTGACAATAAAGAAGGGATTTTGTGTTCTAATTACCACATTGACAAAAAAAATGGCTGAAAAGCTAGCTGAGCATATGAGTGAGTCAAATATAAAAGTAAGTTATTTGCATTCAGACATTGGCGCGCTTGAGAGAATTGACATTATATGTAAGTTAAGGTCAAAGGAAATTGATGTGTTAGTTGGCGTTAACTTACTGAGAGAGGGTCTTGATATTCCAGAGTGTGGATTGGTTGCAATTTTAGACGCTGATAAGGAAGGATTTTTACGATCGGAGACTTCACTCATTCAGACGATAGGTCGTGCTGCACGTAATGCTGAGGGTAGGGTAATTTTATATGCGGATAAAATGACCGGTTCTTTGGACCGTGCGTTGAAAGAAACTGAAAGAAGAAGAAAGAAACAACAAGAATATAATACGCTGCATAACATTACACCGAAAACTATAATAAAGCCTGTATCAAATGCTTTACAAGATAAAGTAGTGACTGAGGAGGATGTCAATATTAGTAACGCTGATTTAAAAAGGTTGAATGAGCAGATGTTAAAGTGTGCTGAAAACCTAGAGTTCGAAAAAGCTGCAGAAATTAGGAATATTATTGAAAGATTTAATAAAAGACCTTCTGCGTAA
- a CDS encoding cytochrome c1, which yields MLIKNILTVFCTLFLASYVHAEEFKPLPNKKIDWSFNGITGSFDRESIQRGYKVYKEVCAACHSMNRVAFRNLQDIGFSEEDVKQIAASYQVKDGPNDLGEMFDRPGIPSDYFIAPFDTKEAASASNNGAVPPDLSLIIKARHDGANYVYSLLTGYQNGEHDENDLYFNSYFPTGRLAMAPPLSEGMVEYDGVRQATVENMAYDVVNFLQWAAEPELERRHKLGLKVVTYFIILTVFFVFTNNKVWSRLYKDKK from the coding sequence ATGCTGATAAAAAATATATTGACTGTGTTTTGCACATTGTTTCTTGCAAGTTATGTGCATGCGGAAGAATTCAAACCATTGCCAAATAAGAAAATAGACTGGAGTTTTAATGGAATTACTGGATCTTTCGATAGAGAATCAATTCAGCGTGGCTATAAAGTGTATAAGGAAGTTTGTGCTGCTTGCCATTCAATGAATAGGGTGGCATTTCGTAACTTGCAAGATATCGGTTTTTCTGAAGAAGATGTAAAACAGATCGCAGCCTCTTATCAAGTTAAAGATGGTCCAAACGACCTGGGTGAAATGTTCGATAGACCCGGAATACCTTCAGATTATTTTATTGCACCTTTTGACACAAAAGAAGCAGCTTCAGCAAGTAATAATGGCGCAGTTCCACCAGACTTGTCATTAATTATCAAAGCAAGGCACGATGGTGCAAATTATGTATATTCACTTCTTACTGGCTATCAAAATGGCGAGCATGATGAGAATGACTTATATTTTAATTCGTACTTTCCAACAGGTAGGTTAGCTATGGCGCCTCCACTTTCTGAAGGAATGGTGGAATATGACGGTGTAAGGCAAGCTACAGTTGAAAACATGGCATATGATGTGGTAAATTTTTTACAATGGGCAGCAGAGCCAGAACTAGAGCGTAGGCATAAACTTGGGTTAAAAGTAGTGACATACTTTATCATTTTAACAGTGTTTTTTGTATTCACTAATAACAAAGTTTGGAGCAGGCTTTACAAAGATAAAAAATAG
- a CDS encoding dihydrofolate reductase → MMIIGVMAVDPHGVIGINNGLPWYYPSELEHFRQVTDKQVIVMGRKTFEAIPQNILKDRVPVVFSRNKLSSCFNRGIKCTIVSSMQEFLSIQNSWNYSKIFMIGGAQIAHLFLEHDLISEFIITEIHKPYKGDVYFNLALLDRWNKTILTKTQDYTICRLIR, encoded by the coding sequence ATGATGATTATCGGAGTTATGGCTGTTGATCCTCATGGGGTGATTGGAATAAATAATGGATTGCCCTGGTACTACCCAAGTGAGCTGGAGCATTTTCGCCAGGTGACCGACAAACAAGTTATTGTTATGGGAAGAAAGACATTCGAAGCAATACCTCAAAACATATTGAAGGATCGTGTTCCTGTTGTTTTTTCTCGTAACAAGCTAAGTTCTTGTTTTAATAGAGGTATAAAATGCACTATTGTTTCTTCTATGCAAGAGTTTCTATCAATTCAAAATAGTTGGAATTACTCCAAAATCTTCATGATTGGTGGAGCGCAGATAGCGCACCTTTTTTTAGAACATGATCTAATCTCAGAATTTATCATAACAGAAATTCACAAACCTTATAAAGGTGATGTATATTTCAACTTAGCACTTCTTGATAGGTGGAATAAAACTATTCTCACAAAAACGCAAGATTACACTATATGTAGATTAATACGTTAA
- a CDS encoding cytochrome b gives MQDDKKVTEEKGILGWIEYRLPIFSFLRHTASYQVPKNLNYAWNFGSLAGIALILQIITGIFLAMHYTPHVDHAFNSVERIMRDVNYGWLIRYTHAVGASLFFMVVYVHIMRGLYYGSYKRPREMVWFIGIFIFFAMMATAFMGYVLPWGQMSFWGATVITNLFSAIPLIGNKIVIWLWGGFSVDNPTLNRFFALHYLLPFVIIALAMLHVIALHRFGSGNPSGVEVKSDKDTIPLYPYYIVKDCITFGLFFIVLFVFVFYAPNYLGHPDNYIEADSMVTPVHIVPEWYFLPFYAMLRSIPNKLIGVLTMFGSILVWFLLPWLDQSKTKSGAYRPLFKKFFWVFAANFAFLAWLGGQEVKEPYVTLSRLSTLYYFAYFVIILPLLSKYEKPEEPPKTISDSVSEMK, from the coding sequence ATGCAAGATGATAAAAAAGTAACAGAAGAAAAAGGCATATTGGGTTGGATAGAGTATAGGTTGCCTATATTTTCTTTTCTAAGGCATACTGCTTCTTATCAAGTGCCAAAAAACTTAAATTATGCTTGGAATTTTGGTTCTTTGGCTGGTATAGCGCTAATCTTACAGATAATAACGGGCATCTTTCTTGCTATGCACTACACTCCACATGTTGATCATGCTTTTAATAGCGTAGAGCGTATAATGCGTGACGTAAATTATGGATGGCTAATACGATATACCCACGCTGTTGGAGCTTCGCTCTTCTTTATGGTGGTTTATGTTCATATTATGCGTGGATTGTATTATGGTTCTTATAAAAGACCGCGAGAGATGGTGTGGTTCATCGGCATATTTATATTTTTTGCAATGATGGCAACTGCCTTTATGGGATATGTTCTTCCCTGGGGGCAAATGAGTTTTTGGGGCGCAACGGTCATAACTAACTTATTCTCAGCTATACCTTTAATCGGCAATAAAATAGTTATATGGTTATGGGGTGGTTTCTCCGTTGATAATCCAACACTCAATCGTTTTTTTGCTCTGCATTATCTTCTGCCTTTTGTTATTATTGCCTTAGCTATGTTACATGTCATTGCTCTACATAGATTTGGTTCTGGTAACCCAAGTGGAGTAGAAGTGAAATCGGACAAAGATACTATTCCTCTCTATCCTTATTATATAGTCAAGGATTGCATAACTTTTGGTTTGTTTTTTATAGTTTTATTTGTGTTTGTTTTCTATGCTCCTAACTATCTTGGGCATCCGGATAATTACATAGAGGCTGATTCTATGGTAACTCCAGTACATATAGTACCAGAGTGGTATTTTTTACCTTTTTATGCAATGTTGCGCTCAATTCCAAATAAACTTATTGGTGTACTGACCATGTTTGGATCTATTTTAGTATGGTTTTTATTGCCTTGGCTCGATCAATCAAAAACTAAAAGTGGTGCTTATCGTCCATTATTTAAGAAATTTTTTTGGGTCTTTGCAGCAAATTTTGCATTTCTTGCTTGGCTTGGGGGACAGGAAGTTAAAGAACCTTACGTTACTCTAAGTAGGCTCTCCACTCTTTATTACTTTGCATACTTTGTAATAATTTTGCCACTACTTAGTAAGTATGAGAAGCCAGAAGAACCGCCAAAAACCATAAGTGATTCTGTGTCGGAGATGAAGTGA
- a CDS encoding putative folate metabolism gamma-glutamate ligase — MHVEAIYTHRVECGEALEKILDRYVSKLLTEEVVLAITSKIISICQKQVVHKTACSKEELIKKEADAIVDTDCNLCGIYLTIKDNILIPSAGIDESNGDKVYILHPKNVQKTAILVWNHLRTKHRIKHLGVLITDSNITPMRLGVTGIALGWCGFKPLYSYIGKPDLYSRPLQATQINLLDALATSAVLVMGEGAEQTPMAIIRNVPRIRFLTRLPTIEEEKSVKISMEDDLYSPLLMGAQWLKNKK; from the coding sequence ATGCATGTCGAAGCAATTTACACCCACCGCGTTGAATGCGGTGAAGCATTAGAGAAGATTCTTGATCGCTATGTTTCGAAGTTGCTTACAGAGGAGGTTGTGCTTGCTATCACATCAAAAATCATTTCCATTTGCCAAAAGCAAGTAGTTCACAAAACTGCCTGCTCTAAAGAGGAGCTGATTAAAAAAGAAGCTGATGCGATTGTTGATACAGATTGTAATCTTTGCGGTATCTATTTGACAATTAAAGATAATATCTTAATTCCATCTGCCGGCATTGATGAATCAAATGGTGATAAAGTGTATATCCTGCACCCAAAAAATGTTCAAAAAACAGCTATATTAGTATGGAACCACCTCAGAACAAAACACCGCATAAAACATCTTGGTGTTTTGATTACAGATAGTAATATAACACCTATGCGCCTTGGAGTTACAGGAATTGCTCTTGGTTGGTGTGGATTTAAGCCGCTTTATTCTTATATAGGCAAGCCAGATCTTTATAGTAGGCCACTCCAGGCAACACAAATCAATCTTCTTGATGCGCTAGCAACATCTGCTGTTTTAGTCATGGGAGAAGGGGCAGAACAAACACCAATGGCAATTATTAGAAATGTACCAAGGATTCGCTTTCTTACCCGCTTGCCAACTATAGAAGAGGAAAAAAGTGTAAAAATATCTATGGAAGATGACCTTTACTCTCCTCTCCTTATGGGAGCCCAATGGTTGAAGAACAAGAAATAA
- a CDS encoding metal ABC transporter ATP-binding protein, producing MSHENVEKELNFAKELNNVNSSVLKIENLALTYDNKKVLDSINISIEKGDVVTILGPNGGGKTSLVKVVAGINQNYTGSIIFSDDIKISYMPQNFSISNLMPITVEYFLSNSFSKKFKKNQSIITKVVELVGISNILKNQVLEISAGQTQLLLLARCLIAEPDLIILDEPVSAMDINARAKFYDIIGEIAKKRSISILMTSHDLSSVVPCSDYIICINHTIYCQGKPDEIMKNKTLSEIFSSCIAR from the coding sequence ATGTCTCATGAAAATGTTGAGAAAGAATTAAATTTTGCCAAAGAGTTAAATAATGTCAATAGCAGTGTCCTAAAAATAGAAAACCTTGCTCTAACATATGACAATAAGAAAGTCCTTGATAGTATTAATATATCAATAGAAAAAGGAGATGTAGTTACTATACTTGGTCCAAATGGTGGAGGTAAAACCTCTCTAGTGAAGGTAGTTGCTGGTATAAATCAGAACTATACCGGTAGTATCATATTTTCTGACGATATAAAAATTAGCTATATGCCACAAAATTTTAGCATTAGTAACTTAATGCCGATAACAGTTGAATATTTTCTTTCAAATAGCTTCTCAAAAAAATTTAAGAAAAATCAATCGATTATTACAAAAGTGGTAGAATTAGTTGGTATTAGCAACATTTTGAAGAATCAGGTGTTGGAAATTTCTGCGGGGCAGACACAATTATTGCTGCTTGCACGTTGTTTAATCGCAGAACCTGACTTGATTATCCTGGACGAACCAGTGAGCGCAATGGACATTAATGCCCGAGCTAAATTTTATGACATTATAGGTGAAATAGCCAAAAAAAGATCGATTTCGATTCTTATGACATCTCATGATTTAAGCTCCGTAGTACCGTGTTCAGATTACATAATTTGCATAAATCATACTATATACTGCCAAGGTAAGCCTGACGAGATCATGAAGAACAAGACTTTAAGCGAGATATTTAGCAGTTGCATAGCAAGATGA